From the Saimiri boliviensis isolate mSaiBol1 chromosome X, mSaiBol1.pri, whole genome shotgun sequence genome, one window contains:
- the SPIN3 gene encoding spindlin-3, with the protein MKTPFGKAAAGQRSRTGAGHSSVSVTMMKRKAAHKKHRSRPTSQPQRNIVGCRIQHGWKDGDEPLTQWKGTVLDQVPVNPSLYLIKYDGFDCVYGLELHRDERVSSLEVLPNRVASSRISDTHLAEIMVGKAVEHIFETEEGSKNEWRGMVLAQAPVMNTWFYITYEKDPVLYMYQLLDDYKDGDLRILQDSNDSPPAEREPGEVIDSLVGKQVEYAKDDGSKRTGMVIHQVEAKPSVYFIKFDDDFHIYVYDLVKTS; encoded by the coding sequence ATGAAGACCCCGTTTGGAAAGGCAGCTGCAGGGCAGCGGTCCAGGACAGGCGCTGGACACAGCAGTGTGTCTGTTACCATGATGAAGAGGAAGGCTGCACATAAGAAGCATAGGAGCCGacccacctcccagcctcaaagGAACATCGTGGGCTGCAGAATTCAGCACGGATGGAAAGATGGAGATGAACCTCTAACACAGTGGAAAGGAACCGTTCTGGATCAGGTACCTGTAAATCCCTCTCTGTATCTTATCAAATATGATGGATTTGActgtgtttatggattggaaCTTCACAGAGATGAAAGAGTGTCATCACTTGAAGTCCTTCCTAATAGAGTTGCATCATCTAGAATCAGTGATACACACTTAGCAGAAATAATGGTTGGCAAAGCAGTGGaacatatttttgagacagaggaagGTTCCAAAAATGAATGGAGGGGGATGGTCTTAGCTCAGGCACCTGTCATGAACACATGGTTTTACATTACCTATGAGAAAGATCCTGTATTATATATGTACCAGCTCTTAGATGATTATAAAGACGGTGACCTCCGCATCCTTCAAGATTCCAATGATTCTCCTCCGGCAGAGAGGGAGCCAGGAGAAGTCATAGACAGCCTGGTAGGCAAACAGGTGGAATATGCCAAAGACGATGGCTCCAAGAGAACTGGCATGGTCATTCATCAGGTAGAAGCAAAACCCTCTGtgtatttcatcaaatttgaTGATGATTTCCATATCTATGTCTACGATTTGGTAAAAACATCTTAA